The Limnospira fusiformis SAG 85.79 genomic interval CCCAACCAGAAGATGAAGAAACCCGCCCTCTGGGGTTCTACTGCTTCCTAGGCTCCCAACCAGAAGATGAAGAAACCCGCCCTCTGGGGTTCTACTGCTTCCTAGGCTCCCAACCAGAAGATGAAGAAACCCGCCCTCTGGGGAGAGGGAGGGGGAGAATGATTTAGGGTGAGGGTAATGTTTAGTGCGATTTCCCGGCTGCATCAAATGATGTATGATGACCCTAATCTTTGGGGCGTATTTGAGATTACAATAATCTATTTTTCAGTCGTCTGATAATTTGCAAATCTTGTAAATGTGGAGTTACTCCTATTTCAGTTGATACAGGTTCCCTGTATTGTAGACAGTCTATGACAATCAAAGCCATGACAATGAAAAAAGCATGACCGAGATACTCTATCATGGTATTTGAGGCCAATTGACGAGGGCAATTCGGGGAAGGCGAGGCCATATCCCCTGTGGTGGTTTCTTCTGTGGGTAGAAGAGTCCGGGATATAGCAATGTCCTCAGAATTGTGAACAGGTGGGGTCAAATCAGTGCTAGACATAGGTTATTAATTAATGTGGTACTAACCTGCTTATCATCACTCCGGAAAATTCAAATTCCGGTTGAGAAAATCTTAATTTTTCGGGGAGGTGTCCCGGTGAAATAAAAGTACCCCGTCGCGACTATATCCCAATTGAAACTCTGGGATATTTTGAAGTTTGACGATGAGACCGTCCACAAGTTCCTGTGAACTATTCCAGCCTGGGTAAGTAGAGTTTAGTAAGACCCACTCAAACTGGGTGAGGTCCAAACTTTCCGCCCCTTGGGTAGCCAACATCAAAATCTGGCGGTGGGTAAGGTGGGGGGCGATATGGTCTGCGGTTAAGACGCTTCCGGGACTGTTGACGAGGGCGACAGCTTCCCGCGAGGGGGAAACAGTGTCAAAATGTTCGAGATATCGCGACCAAAAATAACCGTATTTAGCTAAAGCCAAGAAAGCTAGTAGCGACCATAACATAATATGGCGGGGGTTTCGTAGCCAATGGGAGTTACTCCCTAGGGCGGAAATTACGGCTAGTAACAAAAATGGCAGTATGGGGACAGAATAATGCTGGGTGAGGTTTTTTTGTTGGAGACTACTGCTAAGGAGGTTAAGGGCTAAAATTGGTAATGCGCCGATGATGGGGGTTAAATGGCGGGGTGAGAGTCCCCACAGCAGGGGAAGTATCAATAGCAAGAGATATTCTAGGTTGGCTAATGTGAAGAGTTGTCGCGCCACCAGTCGGGGTTTTAAGAAGAGGTTTTTGGCAATTTCTGTGACTGAGTTACCTAATTCACCATATCGCGCGACGGCTTCGGGTTGACCGCCGCTGAAGTGGGGGATGATGATACCTGTGGCGATTATAAACCATGTCAGCCCTAAAATTATGGCGATCGCACCACATCTACGTCTGTTTTCAAATAGGAATAACCAAACTCCCATCGCCGCCACGGTTAGGGACAGGACGGCTTTACAGCCCAAAATTACCAGGACCACTAGGGAAAACCACAGGACTTGTTTCGCCCTGGCTTGGTAAACGGCGACCAATAACAGGGGAAGCGCGATAACTTCTGGGTGAAAGTCGAATAAGTTGACGTTGAAAATCAGGGGATATAGCAAATAAACTATCGCCATTAAGTTAGCTTGGGTTGGCTTTAAACCCGCCTGTAAAGCCAGCCATTGGGTTGGTATCGCCCCGACTGATAGGGCTATGGCTTGGACTGCAAACAGCCAGTGTACATCGGGATATAGCTTGTAAAGCAGCGCTATGGGGTATAAAATCCAAGCTGCATGGTCGCCGAGTATGTGGATACCCCGAAAGGTGACAAAGGGTTTCTCGCCTTGGCTAATTAGATAAATGCCATTATCGAAAATTCCTAAATCGAAGGCGTTGGACTGAAATAGGGCGTGTCGCCAACTGCTACCAAAAAATAGGACTAAGCTAGTTAGGAAAATGATTAGGGGTAAGGAA includes:
- a CDS encoding DUF2079 domain-containing protein — encoded protein: MRKALFPPYSLPLIIFLTSLVLFFGSSWRHALFQSNAFDLGIFDNGIYLISQGEKPFVTFRGIHILGDHAAWILYPIALLYKLYPDVHWLFAVQAIALSVGAIPTQWLALQAGLKPTQANLMAIVYLLYPLIFNVNLFDFHPEVIALPLLLVAVYQARAKQVLWFSLVVLVILGCKAVLSLTVAAMGVWLFLFENRRRCGAIAIILGLTWFIIATGIIIPHFSGGQPEAVARYGELGNSVTEIAKNLFLKPRLVARQLFTLANLEYLLLLILPLLWGLSPRHLTPIIGALPILALNLLSSSLQQKNLTQHYSVPILPFLLLAVISALGSNSHWLRNPRHIMLWSLLAFLALAKYGYFWSRYLEHFDTVSPSREAVALVNSPGSVLTADHIAPHLTHRQILMLATQGAESLDLTQFEWVLLNSTYPGWNSSQELVDGLIVKLQNIPEFQLGYSRDGVLLFHRDTSPKN